One Plasmodium knowlesi strain H genome assembly, chromosome: 10 genomic window carries:
- a CDS encoding EKC/KEOPS complex subunit CGI121, putative, with translation MQKELHIADETVNVTISVFKNVTNAKELLRVYNEKTQAVDPDMRRFFLLLDGQLIFSDNHILHSLYRAYHNALTKKRVTRNIVLEVFFFLSAHENINECLKQYQIRDSSSSVIYVGVNIPRDEVHSFTNLICGQSTSVDDIRFLHDEKQIMQNFKCTGEVANLERFIYHTIASKKLNLG, from the exons ATGCAGAAGGAATTGCACATCGCAGACGAAACTGTTAATGTTACCATTTCAGTGTTTAAAAATGTCACCAACGCGAAGGAACTTCTAAGGGTATACAATGAGAAAACGCAGGCTGTGGACCCTGATATGCGTCGCTTCTTTCTCCTGTTAGATGGCCAACTG ATTTTCAGTGACAACCACATACTGCACAGCCTTTACAGAGCGTATCATAACgccttaacaaaaaaaagggtcaCGAGAAATATCGTCCTGGaggttttcttcttcctatcTGCACACGAAAAT ATTAACGAATGCCTCAAGCAATACCAAATACGGGATTCCTCCTCCTCGGTCATTTACGTCGGCGTCAACATTCCACGGGATGAG GTGCACTCCTTCACGAACCTGATATGCGGCCAGAGTACCAGCGTCGACGACATCCGCTTCCTACACGACGAGAAGCAAATTATGCAGAACTTCAAATGCACAGGGGAAGTAGCAAACCTGGAGCGCTTCATCTATCACACCATTGCCTCCAAGAAGCTTAACTTAGGGTGA
- a CDS encoding apical rhoptry neck protein, putative: MGRYNTKKTEMKKVASFFPLLCLFILLAYLNDVQLAGCVGRDIRRGAVKSAWTAQGRHSMEPLGGQEKPGPSQQSQRSQRSQRSQRSQRLQQSQQSEQSQQSQQSEETPQAKDSELADRNNSEGAKKDMIEREEQNKKGLYSFMSLEIIPYIVHALVHPGSNEVPSPVEEKHIFNFEKSPTVRYMLIAQERRDNFMYIFFIVVSFVVVILIAIFIFKFFFNL, translated from the coding sequence ATGGGAAGATACAACACGAAGAaaacagaaatgaaaaaagtggcttcattttttcccctcctttgtCTTTTTATCCTCCTTGCCTATTTGAACGATGTGCAATTGGCCGGATGTGTAGGTAGAGACATCAGAAGGGGCGCTGTGAAGAGCGCATGGACAGCCCAAGGGAGACATAGCATGGAACCCCTGGGGGGGCAGGAAAAACCAGGACCATCACAACAATCTCAACGGTCGCAACGGTCGCAACGGTCGCAACGGTCGCAACGGTTGCAACAATCTCAACAATCAGAACAATCTCAACAGTCGCAACAGTCGGAGGAGACGCCACAAGCGAAGGATTCTGAACTGGCTGATCGGAATAACAGCGAGGGAGCAAAGAAGGACATGATTGAACGAGaggaacagaacaaaaaagggcTCTACTCCTTCATGTCACTGGAGATAATACCCTACATCGTGCACGCACTAGTCCATCCGGGGAGTAATGAAGTCCCCAGTCCAGTGGAAGAGAAGCACATcttcaattttgaaaaaagtccAACAGTCAGATATATGCTTATAGCTCAGGAGCGCCGTGATAACttcatgtacattttttttatcgtcgTATCTTTTGTGGTGGTTATTTTAAtagcaatttttatttttaaattttttttcaaccttTGA